A region from the Treponema pallidum subsp. pallidum str. Nichols genome encodes:
- a CDS encoding ABC transporter permease gives MSSRLRVARRRTVGSLGFWCTLPLSAWLTVFFLCPLTVVAVYSFLQKGLYGGVVWKFSIRAYAQVLTSGYGALLARTLLISTGVTCLCVLLALPAGYALSRSRRQTFFLFLIIVPFWTNSLIRINAWITILGNQGFLNEALKSLGFITRSLPLLYHNGAVIVVLTYMFLPYAIFPIFAAIDRFDFSLLESACDLGSTPTGAIIRVLLPNIKTGIATAVFFTFIPVFGSYTVPLLVGGKDSYLIGNAIVDQVRIVGNWPLASAFAMLVTLAGGVGVLWILAESGACNTTPPPCGGRRSYA, from the coding sequence GTGAGCAGCCGGCTGCGCGTGGCGCGACGCCGTACCGTAGGCAGTTTAGGTTTTTGGTGCACGCTCCCCTTGTCTGCGTGGCTTACAGTCTTCTTTCTGTGCCCCCTTACGGTGGTCGCTGTGTACAGCTTTTTGCAAAAGGGCCTGTACGGAGGCGTTGTGTGGAAGTTTTCCATCCGGGCGTATGCGCAAGTCCTTACCTCCGGCTATGGCGCACTGCTGGCTCGCACCCTGCTTATCAGTACAGGCGTCACCTGTTTGTGCGTGCTCCTGGCACTTCCTGCAGGCTACGCGCTCTCTCGCAGCCGGAGGCAAACGTTCTTCCTGTTCCTAATTATCGTCCCCTTTTGGACCAATTCTCTCATCAGGATAAACGCCTGGATCACTATCCTGGGGAACCAGGGGTTTTTGAACGAAGCACTCAAGTCGCTTGGTTTTATTACTCGAAGTCTTCCGCTCCTGTACCATAACGGGGCAGTCATTGTGGTGCTCACCTATATGTTCCTGCCCTACGCTATCTTTCCTATTTTCGCCGCTATCGATCGCTTCGATTTCTCCCTCCTTGAATCTGCATGCGATCTAGGCTCTACCCCCACGGGTGCCATTATCCGCGTGTTGCTTCCCAACATCAAAACCGGCATTGCCACCGCCGTGTTCTTTACCTTCATTCCTGTCTTCGGTTCCTACACCGTCCCCCTCCTGGTGGGAGGAAAGGATTCCTACCTTATCGGAAACGCAATTGTGGACCAGGTACGTATCGTGGGAAATTGGCCACTCGCTTCGGCCTTCGCGATGCTCGTTACCCTCGCAGGGGGGGTAGGAGTACTCTGGATACTTGCAGAAAGCGGTGCCTGCAATACAACACCTCCCCCTTGCGGAGGACGCCGCTCATATGCCTAA
- a CDS encoding ABC transporter permease, with the protein MPNCRLIHTRARTPLRCSFSAVLLAAVVSFLFLPLAVIALFSFNKDKSLIWTGFSLRWYTELFFYSEKLWSSFLNSVLIASVSALVATIVGTAAAIAIRWYRFSGRLYAQVMSLLPMLLPEVITGMAMLVFFSLVRLPLGRASIITAHITFCLPFVLLLILTRIDTFDLSLIEAAQDLGANEWQALGKIVIPAIMPGILSGFLLSVTLSLEDFVITFFVAGPGSTTLPLYVFSMIRYGVSPIINALSLIMMAGIVGVAYLLRNSLKTIVHSK; encoded by the coding sequence ATGCCTAATTGCCGTCTGATCCACACGCGCGCACGCACTCCCCTACGGTGTTCCTTCTCTGCTGTGCTGCTGGCGGCAGTTGTCTCGTTCCTATTTCTGCCGCTTGCAGTTATTGCGCTTTTTTCCTTCAACAAGGATAAATCCCTTATCTGGACCGGTTTCTCGCTGCGCTGGTACACAGAGCTATTCTTTTATTCAGAAAAACTGTGGTCTTCCTTTCTTAATAGCGTGCTTATAGCATCTGTTTCTGCACTTGTAGCAACAATTGTGGGGACTGCCGCTGCCATCGCAATTCGTTGGTATCGTTTCTCAGGCCGGCTATATGCGCAGGTAATGAGCCTTCTGCCCATGCTGCTCCCTGAGGTTATCACAGGTATGGCAATGCTCGTTTTTTTCTCCCTAGTACGCCTGCCGCTGGGGCGCGCAAGCATCATCACCGCTCATATCACCTTTTGTCTGCCCTTCGTGCTCCTGCTCATCCTTACTCGCATCGACACCTTTGACCTCTCTCTCATAGAGGCGGCGCAAGACTTAGGTGCAAACGAGTGGCAAGCGCTAGGAAAAATCGTGATCCCTGCCATCATGCCAGGCATACTGTCTGGCTTTTTACTTTCAGTAACCCTTTCTCTGGAAGATTTTGTCATCACCTTTTTCGTTGCAGGACCGGGCTCCACCACACTCCCCCTGTATGTGTTTTCAATGATCCGCTATGGGGTCTCTCCTATCATCAATGCCCTTTCCCTGATCATGATGGCAGGGATTGTAGGGGTCGCCTACCTCCTGCGCAATTCTTTAAAAACAATAGTCCATTCTAAGTAA
- a CDS encoding extracellular solute-binding protein, whose product MKRFCVSSSRILSLLFLSLWMGSCLQTRQDVLYLYNWTYYTPTSLIKKFEQQYNVQVVYDDYASNEDMFAKLSIGASGYDLVVPSGDFVSIMKRKHLLEKIDLSKIPNVQFIKESVRARIAYDPKMEYSVPYYLGAAGIAVNKKAVPSYARTWSIFSRKDLAYRMSMMDDMREVMGAALASLGYNVNTKNEQELAQAAILVTDHWKPNLVKFDSDGYAKSFASGDFVVAHGFAEAFFAETPEAMHEHIDFFIPQDVASPVYVDSFCIPKGARNRDLAHAFINFFLEPAHYAEFLDTFGFPSTIHREAAAYQKKTPYYSEHDLERGTLKTDVGAAIEHYNAHWNAVRFR is encoded by the coding sequence ATGAAACGTTTTTGTGTGAGCAGTTCGCGCATTCTTTCTCTCCTTTTTCTCTCCCTCTGGATGGGATCATGCCTGCAGACACGACAGGATGTCCTGTACCTGTATAACTGGACGTACTACACCCCGACGTCCCTCATTAAAAAGTTTGAACAACAGTATAACGTGCAGGTAGTCTATGATGATTACGCTTCAAATGAAGATATGTTTGCAAAACTGAGCATTGGTGCAAGTGGTTATGATTTAGTGGTCCCTTCGGGTGACTTTGTCAGCATCATGAAACGCAAGCATCTGTTGGAAAAAATTGACCTATCCAAGATTCCCAACGTACAGTTTATCAAAGAGAGTGTCCGTGCTCGCATAGCCTACGATCCAAAAATGGAATATTCGGTGCCGTATTATCTTGGAGCGGCAGGCATTGCGGTAAACAAAAAAGCAGTTCCGTCATACGCGCGCACGTGGTCTATCTTCTCACGCAAAGACCTGGCGTATCGTATGAGCATGATGGACGATATGCGCGAAGTAATGGGTGCTGCACTTGCTTCACTTGGCTACAACGTAAACACAAAAAACGAACAAGAGCTTGCGCAGGCAGCAATACTTGTCACCGACCACTGGAAACCAAACTTGGTAAAGTTTGATTCGGACGGATACGCAAAGTCATTTGCATCGGGAGACTTTGTTGTAGCTCATGGCTTTGCAGAGGCCTTCTTTGCAGAGACTCCTGAGGCAATGCACGAACATATAGACTTCTTTATACCACAAGATGTCGCCAGCCCAGTGTACGTAGACAGCTTTTGCATTCCCAAGGGGGCACGCAATCGCGACCTTGCCCATGCGTTTATCAACTTCTTCCTAGAGCCTGCACACTACGCGGAGTTTTTGGACACCTTTGGATTCCCTTCAACTATCCACCGGGAAGCGGCAGCATATCAGAAGAAGACTCCATACTACAGCGAGCATGACCTCGAGCGAGGAACGCTAAAAACAGATGTGGGGGCAGCAATCGAACACTACAATGCGCACTGGAACGCGGTGCGATTTAGGTGA
- the csrA gene encoding carbon storage regulator CsrA — MLILSRKTNQKIFIGDSIELTIIEIRGDQVKVGVEAPRSVKIFRQEVYEEIQRENRAASDSPWSPNSLPQLPV; from the coding sequence ATGTTGATCCTTTCGCGCAAGACAAATCAGAAAATCTTTATTGGGGACTCGATTGAACTGACTATTATTGAGATTCGCGGCGATCAGGTAAAAGTCGGTGTGGAAGCGCCGCGTTCGGTGAAAATATTCCGACAAGAGGTATACGAAGAGATCCAGAGAGAGAACCGCGCTGCGTCCGACTCCCCCTGGTCTCCTAACTCATTGCCTCAGTTGCCTGTGTAG
- a CDS encoding flagellar assembly protein FliW yields MEIQTKTLGTQTVEAHQIITLERGLYGFEKYHRFALFDAVQVPFIHMQSLDDPALSFIAIDPFLFRPDYELDIDDVLLQPLDISSPTDVLVFALVTIPPDGSAVTANLQGPLIVNKKNRKAMQVAMGGDRWRTKHDIVAEMAERRAQEQC; encoded by the coding sequence ATGGAGATTCAGACGAAGACGCTCGGTACACAAACGGTTGAGGCACACCAGATTATTACGTTGGAGCGTGGTCTCTATGGTTTTGAGAAATATCATCGCTTTGCGTTATTTGATGCAGTGCAGGTTCCGTTTATTCATATGCAGTCCTTAGACGATCCGGCGTTGTCCTTCATTGCTATTGATCCGTTTTTGTTTCGTCCGGACTACGAATTGGACATTGACGATGTATTGTTGCAGCCGCTCGATATTTCTTCTCCTACCGACGTCTTGGTGTTCGCGTTGGTGACCATTCCTCCCGATGGATCTGCGGTGACTGCAAATTTGCAAGGTCCCTTGATTGTGAACAAGAAAAACCGCAAGGCGATGCAAGTGGCGATGGGTGGCGATCGGTGGAGAACGAAGCACGATATCGTCGCCGAAATGGCAGAAAGAAGGGCGCAGGAACAATGTTGA
- a CDS encoding flagellar hook-associated protein 3, whose protein sequence is MGVKRISSHMQGTDSAFFLREQESRLRKVNNQLATQRRIQQLRDDPLAAGHSVRYKSSLARLDRFERNTKTLRDQYQIAEGFMTSALNVVQRLREMAVAGANGTYTPDDLKKMASEADELLQELVHNANAVSADGVRVFSGTKVFTEPFETVMGNVEGLGSEVITQVRYHGSLDPKNVEIDEHSYVGTHQAGSRVFWAERQILLSSVDARAYVLQQDARVTVDGVSIPLVAGDNVYAIISKINDSGAAVRAYLDPVTNGLNMETSDARQLWLQDEDEANVFASLGLITEGQRPPYNVSAGARVSGGSIFDMAIAVRNALLAGDQESLGGKILGSADGAVDNLSLRLAETGARYARAQATLARFNSHIPNVVAAESRESDIDLTQAITDLKMFEYTHQATLSTVGSLYKHTLLDYLR, encoded by the coding sequence ATGGGCGTGAAGCGTATCAGCTCACACATGCAGGGCACAGACAGTGCCTTTTTCTTAAGGGAGCAGGAAAGTAGACTACGGAAGGTAAACAATCAGCTTGCAACGCAGCGTAGGATCCAGCAGCTTCGCGATGATCCGCTCGCTGCAGGTCATTCTGTGAGGTACAAGTCGTCCCTGGCGCGTTTAGATCGCTTTGAGAGAAACACGAAAACTTTACGTGACCAGTATCAAATCGCCGAGGGGTTTATGACTTCTGCGCTGAACGTAGTACAGCGTCTTCGGGAAATGGCTGTCGCAGGAGCGAACGGAACCTATACTCCTGACGATTTAAAAAAAATGGCGAGTGAAGCAGATGAGCTTTTACAGGAGCTGGTGCACAATGCAAATGCAGTGAGCGCAGATGGGGTGCGGGTATTTAGCGGTACCAAAGTTTTCACAGAGCCCTTTGAAACGGTCATGGGGAATGTTGAGGGATTAGGGTCTGAAGTGATCACTCAGGTACGCTATCACGGTTCTTTAGATCCTAAGAACGTGGAAATTGACGAGCACAGCTATGTGGGTACCCACCAAGCGGGCAGTCGCGTGTTCTGGGCAGAGCGGCAAATTCTTCTCTCCTCGGTTGACGCGCGCGCCTACGTCCTGCAGCAGGATGCGCGTGTTACGGTCGACGGGGTCAGCATCCCCTTGGTCGCAGGGGATAACGTGTACGCTATTATTTCTAAAATTAATGATTCAGGCGCGGCAGTCCGTGCGTACCTTGACCCGGTTACCAACGGTTTGAATATGGAGACATCTGACGCCAGGCAGTTGTGGTTGCAAGATGAGGACGAGGCAAACGTGTTTGCCTCGTTGGGTTTGATTACCGAAGGGCAGCGTCCGCCGTACAATGTGTCAGCAGGTGCACGGGTTTCAGGCGGGTCCATTTTTGACATGGCCATTGCGGTGCGCAATGCCCTGCTTGCAGGTGATCAAGAGTCGCTCGGGGGTAAGATTTTAGGAAGTGCAGATGGTGCAGTTGACAACCTTTCACTGCGTCTTGCCGAGACAGGAGCGCGGTACGCACGTGCACAGGCAACACTTGCACGTTTTAATAGCCACATTCCGAATGTGGTTGCAGCGGAGTCTCGTGAGTCTGATATTGATTTGACGCAGGCGATTACGGATTTGAAAATGTTTGAGTATACGCACCAAGCAACGCTGAGTACGGTGGGCTCTTTGTATAAGCACACGCTCTTGGATTATTTGCGGTAG
- the flgK gene encoding flagellar hook-associated protein FlgK, which translates to MSTFASIELGKRALYAHKQSVQTAGHNVSNSSTPGYSRQRVNLDSFEPLYRPDLSRAQLPGQIGQGVTIGSIARLRDQLLDSRIVSQTDEQGYWSTRDAYVRLLEQVYNEPEDIAVRTRLDQFWDGWQELSVYPEARAARQVVLTRAQTLTDAIHHQYRGLVGIRDMLNADIEATVEQVNDLLAKIAQLNEQIVKSKAMGDNPNDLLDRRDTLVESLAHRIEVRVDVRDEDESYVIHSAGLEVVQGKSYKTLGLVSGTTPEGYVSVVWKDSGDRAHFSGGKLAALIELRDTDVRDELRKLDTMAMNFVDLVNNVHRNAMGLNGKTGLDFFKEQYFINNVDGNFDRDGDGQYDSSYIFRISGAHALDAREQVGLTGVITLSAADGTVEVPYAATDMVADVVARINQANAEVTAYLDQNHKLVLKATTAHNSDNPDFVIRHVEDSGRFLAGYAGLLAASGAEGAFDWQRADAIAALDQAGAQHAVSPIAHPAGWMELNPAVLSDVYSVAAGYPSAEGLPHAGDNRAALAIASLRNSPVMIGNRHTFDEFFAEVTTAIGLKGEQAERSMQMHAAILKELTDMRDATSGVNIDEELADIIKFQHGYNASARFIAAVNEMLDTVINRMGV; encoded by the coding sequence ATGTCGACATTTGCATCTATAGAACTTGGAAAGCGTGCTCTTTACGCGCATAAGCAATCTGTACAGACTGCAGGACACAACGTGTCGAATTCTTCCACGCCGGGGTATAGCCGCCAGCGAGTAAACCTCGATTCGTTCGAGCCGCTGTACCGTCCTGATCTTTCTCGCGCTCAGCTGCCTGGTCAGATAGGACAAGGGGTCACCATCGGTTCTATCGCGCGTTTGCGTGACCAGCTCCTCGATAGTCGCATTGTGTCTCAGACAGACGAACAGGGGTATTGGAGCACGCGTGATGCGTATGTGCGTCTTTTAGAGCAGGTGTATAATGAGCCGGAGGATATTGCAGTTCGTACCAGGCTGGACCAGTTTTGGGATGGCTGGCAGGAACTGTCTGTGTATCCTGAAGCCCGTGCAGCGCGTCAGGTTGTGCTCACGCGTGCACAGACGCTAACGGATGCCATTCATCATCAGTATAGAGGTCTTGTCGGTATTCGCGATATGCTCAACGCGGATATTGAGGCAACGGTTGAGCAGGTGAATGATCTCCTTGCCAAAATTGCTCAATTAAATGAACAGATTGTGAAGTCAAAAGCGATGGGTGATAATCCTAATGATCTTTTAGATCGACGTGATACGTTGGTGGAAAGTCTCGCGCACCGCATTGAGGTCAGGGTGGACGTGCGTGATGAGGATGAGTCCTACGTTATTCACAGTGCGGGATTAGAAGTTGTGCAGGGGAAGAGTTATAAGACACTTGGGCTTGTCAGTGGAACAACGCCTGAAGGATATGTGTCCGTGGTGTGGAAGGACTCAGGGGATCGTGCGCACTTTTCTGGGGGTAAGCTTGCAGCGTTGATAGAACTGCGTGACACAGACGTGCGCGATGAGCTGCGCAAGCTCGATACTATGGCTATGAACTTTGTAGATCTGGTAAATAACGTACACCGTAACGCAATGGGGCTGAATGGAAAGACAGGACTCGATTTTTTTAAGGAACAGTACTTTATCAACAATGTTGACGGGAATTTTGATCGGGATGGGGATGGGCAGTACGATTCTTCGTACATATTTCGAATCAGCGGTGCACACGCGCTCGATGCCCGTGAACAGGTGGGGTTGACGGGGGTGATCACTTTGTCTGCCGCAGACGGTACAGTCGAGGTGCCGTACGCCGCCACCGACATGGTGGCAGATGTGGTGGCGCGTATCAATCAGGCGAATGCGGAAGTGACCGCCTACTTGGATCAGAATCATAAATTGGTATTAAAGGCGACTACCGCGCATAACTCTGATAATCCTGATTTTGTCATTAGACATGTGGAGGATTCTGGGCGTTTCCTTGCAGGTTACGCAGGATTGCTTGCAGCAAGCGGGGCAGAGGGTGCCTTTGATTGGCAGAGAGCGGACGCGATTGCAGCGTTAGATCAGGCAGGAGCGCAACATGCGGTTTCTCCTATCGCTCATCCTGCAGGGTGGATGGAACTTAATCCGGCTGTGCTGTCTGATGTGTATAGTGTGGCTGCAGGATATCCGAGTGCGGAGGGACTCCCTCATGCGGGGGATAACCGGGCGGCGCTTGCAATCGCATCGTTGAGAAATAGCCCGGTTATGATTGGCAATCGACACACGTTTGACGAGTTTTTTGCAGAAGTGACAACAGCAATCGGTCTTAAGGGAGAACAGGCGGAGCGTTCGATGCAAATGCACGCTGCAATTCTCAAGGAGCTCACAGATATGCGTGATGCGACGTCGGGAGTGAATATTGATGAAGAGTTGGCGGACATTATTAAGTTTCAGCACGGCTATAATGCGTCTGCGCGTTTTATTGCGGCGGTGAATGAAATGCTCGACACCGTCATCAATCGTATGGGTGTTTAA
- a CDS encoding class II fructose-bisphosphate aldolase, producing MTSYKALGLVNTKDLFAKAVKGGYAIPAYNFNNLEQLQAIIQACVETRSPVILQVSSGARKYANATLLRNMARGAVEYAHELGVDIPIVLHLDHGDSLELCIDCIESGFSSVMIDGSALPYDENVALSRKVCEYAHARADYVTVEGELGVLAGVEDDVVAEKSHYTMPDEVEDFVKKTGVDSLAISIGTSHGRAKFTPEQCTRNADGVLIPPPLRFDILAEIEKRIPGFPIVLHGASSVPVEYVREVERYGGNLPDSVGIPEEQLRKAAKSAVCKVNIDSDGRLAMTAAIRRVLTTKVDEFDPRKYLGPARDELKKLYMHKNKEVLGSAGRA from the coding sequence ATGACTAGTTACAAGGCACTCGGTTTGGTGAATACCAAGGACCTGTTCGCAAAGGCAGTAAAGGGCGGATACGCGATCCCTGCGTATAATTTTAACAACCTGGAACAGCTCCAGGCAATCATACAGGCGTGTGTTGAAACGCGTTCTCCCGTCATTCTGCAGGTTTCTTCCGGTGCGCGCAAGTACGCAAATGCGACGCTCCTGCGCAATATGGCACGCGGCGCAGTTGAGTATGCCCATGAGCTCGGCGTTGATATTCCCATTGTTTTGCATCTGGACCATGGTGACAGCCTAGAGCTGTGCATTGACTGCATAGAGAGTGGCTTTTCGTCTGTGATGATTGACGGTTCGGCGTTGCCGTACGACGAGAATGTAGCGCTAAGCAGGAAGGTGTGCGAGTATGCCCATGCGCGTGCGGACTATGTCACCGTGGAAGGGGAGCTTGGGGTACTCGCTGGTGTGGAAGACGATGTAGTGGCAGAGAAGAGCCACTACACTATGCCTGACGAAGTTGAGGACTTTGTGAAAAAAACGGGGGTGGATTCCCTTGCCATCTCCATCGGAACAAGTCACGGGAGAGCAAAGTTTACGCCAGAGCAGTGTACGCGCAATGCTGATGGAGTGTTGATCCCCCCTCCGCTACGTTTTGACATCCTCGCAGAGATAGAAAAGCGTATTCCTGGCTTTCCCATCGTGCTGCACGGTGCTTCGTCTGTGCCCGTTGAGTACGTACGGGAGGTTGAAAGGTACGGTGGAAATCTGCCGGATTCTGTGGGTATTCCAGAAGAGCAGTTGCGGAAAGCTGCCAAAAGCGCGGTGTGCAAGGTGAACATTGACTCGGACGGTCGCCTCGCTATGACTGCAGCTATACGCAGGGTGCTGACCACCAAGGTAGATGAGTTTGATCCGAGAAAGTATTTGGGTCCTGCGCGCGATGAGCTTAAGAAGTTGTACATGCACAAAAACAAGGAAGTGCTCGGAAGCGCCGGCCGCGCATAG
- a CDS encoding flagellar filament outer layer protein FlaA has translation MKQGCFMVAGFALTCAFLVSPLAAQRSKVNYQAYFIDDFDGASEDQGLAWRAAGSKFITKGFPILKYFEGMPQAVRMAGSWQGKDKEARFIGVECKFNRQGNNWLDLIPTKGGSDYEIPLRGVVSGFDVWVWGAGYQYSLEALVRDCTGRVHTLLIGNLDFQGWKNLSVSVPTHIPQTSRYLGSAQHLSFVGFRIRTSPSERVDDFYVFFDQFKALANMHIDFYDGHELRNAQFKEEGESGK, from the coding sequence ATGAAACAGGGCTGTTTTATGGTGGCGGGCTTTGCGCTGACGTGCGCGTTTTTGGTGTCCCCCCTTGCGGCGCAAAGGTCGAAGGTCAATTACCAGGCATACTTCATAGATGACTTTGACGGTGCCTCCGAGGATCAGGGTCTCGCCTGGCGTGCTGCGGGGAGCAAGTTCATCACAAAGGGCTTCCCTATCCTCAAGTATTTCGAGGGCATGCCACAGGCGGTGCGCATGGCGGGCTCGTGGCAAGGGAAGGACAAGGAAGCCCGGTTCATCGGAGTAGAGTGCAAGTTCAATCGACAGGGGAATAACTGGCTGGACCTAATTCCGACTAAGGGTGGTAGCGATTACGAGATCCCCCTGCGTGGGGTGGTCAGTGGGTTCGACGTGTGGGTGTGGGGTGCAGGTTATCAGTACTCGCTCGAGGCTTTGGTTAGGGACTGCACGGGACGAGTCCACACCCTCCTAATAGGCAACCTCGACTTCCAAGGGTGGAAGAACCTTAGTGTTTCGGTTCCCACACACATCCCACAGACGTCGCGCTATTTGGGGAGCGCGCAACACCTGAGTTTTGTCGGTTTCAGGATCCGTACTAGCCCATCAGAGCGGGTGGATGATTTCTACGTGTTCTTTGACCAGTTCAAGGCGCTTGCTAACATGCATATCGACTTTTACGATGGACACGAGTTGAGAAATGCTCAGTTCAAGGAGGAAGGAGAGAGCGGCAAATGA
- a CDS encoding flagellar filament outer layer protein FlaA — protein sequence MKKIAVVSVGVLVFSAHAQEAAGSRDVADPSRIGMYAAAQRLKEVSVDKFENEGTWVVSMSSDEGTIKGRLFEGGPARKRPIPEEGDMKIPDSKVFGAKVSFYRRGYNSFEVSSVKPLPVEGVAKTVSVWVAGRGYPHSLSLLLEDFWGQRFELHMGQLDFSGWKLMSVAIPPQHVDGKTGIVQKSRRFPNQSGLNIVGFRVDCDPLEAYGNYYVYFDDLRVVTDLYDVESREPDDMSDAW from the coding sequence ATGAAGAAGATAGCGGTGGTGAGTGTAGGGGTGTTGGTTTTTTCTGCCCATGCGCAGGAGGCGGCTGGGAGCAGGGATGTTGCCGATCCATCTCGCATAGGGATGTATGCTGCTGCGCAACGCCTCAAGGAAGTGTCCGTAGATAAGTTTGAGAATGAAGGGACCTGGGTTGTCTCCATGTCTTCTGACGAAGGGACTATAAAGGGGCGCCTGTTTGAGGGTGGACCTGCCAGAAAGCGCCCTATCCCCGAGGAAGGGGATATGAAGATTCCCGACTCTAAGGTGTTTGGCGCGAAGGTTTCGTTTTACCGGCGAGGGTACAACAGTTTTGAGGTTTCTTCCGTTAAGCCGTTGCCCGTTGAGGGTGTCGCAAAGACAGTGAGCGTGTGGGTGGCTGGGCGCGGATACCCGCACTCGCTCAGTCTCTTGCTGGAGGATTTCTGGGGACAGCGCTTTGAGTTGCACATGGGACAGCTCGATTTTTCCGGCTGGAAGCTCATGAGTGTCGCAATCCCCCCTCAGCATGTTGATGGGAAGACGGGTATCGTACAGAAGAGCCGCCGTTTCCCTAACCAGTCTGGGCTGAATATCGTAGGCTTCCGCGTAGACTGCGATCCTCTCGAGGCGTATGGCAATTATTACGTGTATTTCGATGACCTGAGGGTGGTCACTGACCTTTACGACGTGGAATCGCGCGAGCCTGATGACATGTCTGATGCCTGGTAA
- a CDS encoding nucleoside kinase, whose amino-acid sequence MGTFVVSLPGGRREKFSECVPARVLFERFFGTESSVYGLMCNGTPVLPCQVIGADAVVEPVREDTVLGAALYRRTARLLFATAFHSVYPHVRLFAGYRVQGGYCYRTEGACADDLDVSLVVRRMKALVAQDAPIHMQYMTRREALNLFTQWNFPYSHHYILGSYRTVFLTQVLDGFSALFFQPLMASVGRLTVFEVRMCAEGCLLRFPEGGQRHIISQHNASPQFVVMYRRHRQQEEQTKICSVGQLNACIQSGDVATCVDMAEAAHNRQIECCATEIARRDSVRVVSIAGPSGSGKTTIAKKLSVQLQVLGYDPHVISLDDYYVGIERTPCDAEGNPDFECVEALDLPLINKLFLDLLQGKRVALPSYNFKTGKREYRGREVQFGERSLLIIEGIHGLNDRLISLMNRRVVFRLYVSVFMHLCLDEQHRVSASDGRLLRRVVRDAQFRGISVEKTLEMWQRVRAGEERYIFPFQHRADMMFNSALVYEFAVLKRRAQEVLSTVSSACTTYREVRNLRALLEQFCSLSDVHVPGQSILREFIGQSDFCYCL is encoded by the coding sequence ATGGGCACGTTTGTGGTGTCACTGCCTGGTGGGCGCCGAGAAAAGTTTTCCGAGTGCGTTCCAGCGCGCGTCCTCTTTGAGCGATTTTTTGGCACAGAATCGTCTGTGTATGGTTTGATGTGTAACGGTACACCGGTACTGCCATGCCAGGTGATAGGCGCCGACGCGGTAGTTGAGCCGGTTCGTGAGGATACGGTGTTAGGGGCCGCTCTGTACCGTAGGACTGCGCGTTTGCTGTTTGCCACAGCGTTTCACTCGGTGTATCCGCATGTGCGATTGTTTGCAGGGTATCGAGTGCAGGGGGGATATTGCTACCGTACCGAGGGTGCGTGCGCAGATGACCTGGATGTTTCGTTGGTAGTGCGTAGGATGAAGGCGCTTGTGGCGCAGGATGCGCCCATTCACATGCAGTATATGACGCGTCGGGAAGCCTTGAATCTGTTTACGCAGTGGAATTTTCCATATTCACATCATTATATTCTGGGTTCGTACCGGACTGTGTTTTTAACGCAGGTACTGGACGGTTTTTCTGCGTTGTTTTTTCAGCCGCTCATGGCTTCTGTAGGGAGGCTCACCGTCTTTGAGGTGCGGATGTGTGCTGAGGGTTGTCTGTTGCGTTTCCCTGAAGGTGGACAACGCCACATCATTTCTCAGCACAACGCGTCGCCACAGTTTGTGGTAATGTATCGGAGGCATCGGCAGCAAGAAGAACAGACAAAAATATGCTCAGTAGGACAGTTGAATGCGTGCATTCAGTCTGGTGATGTTGCAACTTGTGTTGACATGGCTGAGGCGGCGCACAATCGGCAGATTGAGTGTTGTGCCACAGAAATTGCACGAAGGGACAGCGTGCGCGTGGTGTCGATAGCAGGACCGTCAGGTTCTGGAAAGACAACGATTGCAAAAAAACTTTCAGTGCAGCTGCAAGTACTTGGTTACGATCCGCATGTGATTAGTCTTGATGATTACTATGTGGGGATTGAGCGCACGCCGTGTGACGCGGAAGGTAATCCTGATTTTGAGTGCGTCGAAGCCTTAGATCTTCCCCTGATTAATAAGTTGTTTTTGGATCTCTTGCAGGGGAAGCGTGTTGCACTTCCTTCGTATAATTTTAAAACAGGGAAACGAGAGTACCGGGGGCGGGAAGTACAGTTTGGTGAGCGTTCGCTGCTTATTATTGAGGGCATACATGGCTTGAACGATCGGCTCATCTCGTTGATGAACCGGCGAGTTGTATTTCGGTTGTACGTCTCTGTGTTCATGCATTTGTGCTTGGATGAACAGCACAGGGTTTCGGCGTCTGATGGAAGGTTGTTGCGGAGGGTTGTGCGCGACGCGCAGTTTCGCGGTATTTCTGTCGAAAAAACACTTGAAATGTGGCAACGGGTGCGTGCAGGTGAAGAGCGCTATATTTTCCCTTTTCAGCACCGTGCAGACATGATGTTTAACAGTGCATTGGTTTATGAGTTTGCAGTGTTAAAGCGCCGTGCACAGGAAGTTTTAAGCACGGTTTCTTCTGCTTGTACCACGTATAGGGAAGTCCGCAATTTGCGTGCCTTGTTGGAGCAGTTTTGTTCGTTGTCTGATGTGCATGTTCCGGGTCAGTCGATATTAAGAGAATTTATTGGGCAAAGCGATTTTTGCTATTGTCTGTAG